The following nucleotide sequence is from Pseudobdellovibrionaceae bacterium.
TTGTGGTCTGTTCATAGTTCATCATTCCCAAAACCGGAGTGATGGCCATGTCAAAGTAAATAATTCGCTGGCCCAAAAGACTCATTTTCGCATAAATAGGCACCCAGTTGTAACCCACTCCCCACATACTGGAAACTCGCCCGATATTCGGCCTCACTCCACCATACTGGTTGGCAAAGCCTTTCACAGTTGAGTTGTCCGACACATTGTAAGAGACATATTCCAGCTGAATTCCTTCCCGTTCATTCAAAAAATAGTTGGCAGATAATCCCAAATTCCAACCCTCATTGAACGCGTCGTTGATTATAGGCCCATACTGGAGGGAATATGAGAACCGCTTTTCCTTGGTGTATGCCCGATTTTGAACTACATTAAAATCGGTATCTTTGGGAGCCCAATACTTCTGCTCTAAATCTCGGATATCGAGCTTCTCCGAGTCAGCTTTCTTTTCAGCTGCAGGAGCAGCTGGTTTTTTTTCCCCTTTTTTGGACTGTGC
It contains:
- a CDS encoding outer membrane beta-barrel domain-containing protein, coding for MRLGYTSMCWLLRLTLVATFVFALGIQATEAQSKKGEKKPAAPAAEKKADSEKLDIRDLEQKYWAPKDTDFNVVQNRAYTKEKRFSYSLQYGPIINDAFNEGWNLGLSANYFLNEREGIQLEYVSYNVSDNSTVKGFANQYGGVRPNIGRVSSMWGVGYNWVPIYAKMSLLGQRIIYFDMAITPVLGMMNYEQTTKNGNKNDSSFTYGLDITQYFFLSKHIAIRADLKNRWWSEEVLNWTAGTKEKSQTTNSTLFLIGITYYH